The DNA window GGTCGCATGAACCAGCGTCCGTTCGGGGGACACACCTACGGTAGGCTGGCGCACGTCGGCGACCGGACCGGTCTGGAGATGATCCGGACCCTTCAGGACCATGCCGTGCACGAAGGGGCCGACGTCTTCATGGAGTGCACCGTGTTCCGGCTGCTCGTCGTGGATGGCCGCGCGGCGGGCGCCCTTGCGTACTGGCGTCCGACCGGCGAGTTCGTGCTCTTCCGCGCGCGTACGGTCGTCCTCGCCACGGGGGGGCTGGGGAAGGCCTGGAAGGTGACCTCCAATTCGTGGGAGTGCACGGGCGACGGGGTGGCGCTCGCCTACGACGCGGGGGCCGAACTCATGGGCATGGAGTTCGTGCAGTTCCACCCCACGGGCATGGTGTGGCCGCCCAGCGTGCGCGGCACGCTCGTCACGGAAGGAGTCCGGGGCGAGGGAGGCGTTCTCACGAACCGGGACGGCGAGCGCTTCATGTTCCGGTACGTCCCCGAGATGTTCGAGGGGGACTACGCCGAGAGCGAGGAGGAGGCCGACCGGTGGGTGGAAGGCGATCGCGTGGCAAACCGCCGGCCGCCCGAACTGCTCACCCGGGATGTCGTGGCGAAGGCGATCGTCGCGGAAGTCGAGGCCGGACGCGGGAGTCCGCACGGCGGCGTCTTCCTCAACATCTCGGAGAAGCGGAGTCCCGAATACATCAAGGCCAAGCTCCCGAGCATGTATCACCAGTTCAAGGAGCTTGCGGGCGTCGACATCACGACCGATGCGATGGAGGTCGGGCCGACGACGCACTACGCGATGGGCGGAGTGAAGGTACACCCCGAGACGGCGGCGACACGCGTTCCCGGACTGTACGCGGCCGGTGAAGTGGCCGCGGGCCTTCACGGCGGCAATCGACTCGGCGGGAATTCCCTCTCGGACCTCATCGTGTTCGGTCAGCGCGCCGGCGCCGCTGCCGCGGAAGAGGCGAGAGGCGTATCCCTCGCCGAAATCCCGGCAGCCGAACTGTCCGCGGCCGTCGCGGGCGCGACGGCTCCCTTCGCGCGCGAGGGTGGGCGCAATCCCTTCGGCGTGCAGGAGGAATTGCAGCAGATCATGCAGGACAAGGTCGGCATCGCCCGCACGGAGGAGGCGCTGCGCGATGCCCTCGAGGATGTCCACCGGCTTCGCGGAGCGCTCGACAGCTGCTCGGTCGACGGGGGGAGAGCCTTCAACCCGGGTTGGCACACCTGGCTCGATCTCCGCGTCATGCTCACCGTG is part of the Candidatus Palauibacter polyketidifaciens genome and encodes:
- a CDS encoding fumarate reductase/succinate dehydrogenase flavoprotein subunit — translated: MEIPERHEHDVLVIGAGGAGLRAAIAAIEAGASVGLVGKSLLGKAHTVMAEGGMAAALGNNRPEDNWQVHFRDTMRGGKGLCDWRMARAHARESPDRVRELEAWGALFDRAEDGRMNQRPFGGHTYGRLAHVGDRTGLEMIRTLQDHAVHEGADVFMECTVFRLLVVDGRAAGALAYWRPTGEFVLFRARTVVLATGGLGKAWKVTSNSWECTGDGVALAYDAGAELMGMEFVQFHPTGMVWPPSVRGTLVTEGVRGEGGVLTNRDGERFMFRYVPEMFEGDYAESEEEADRWVEGDRVANRRPPELLTRDVVAKAIVAEVEAGRGSPHGGVFLNISEKRSPEYIKAKLPSMYHQFKELAGVDITTDAMEVGPTTHYAMGGVKVHPETAATRVPGLYAAGEVAAGLHGGNRLGGNSLSDLIVFGQRAGAAAAEEARGVSLAEIPAAELSAAVAGATAPFAREGGRNPFGVQEELQQIMQDKVGIARTEEALRDALEDVHRLRGALDSCSVDGGRAFNPGWHTWLDLRVMLTVAEAVVLSALERRESRGAHTRIDYPDSDASLGRVNLVIRSSEGRMVTDAEPVSEPPAELRQLIEEGV